cTCAAATTCTTTAGGCCTCTAGATAATCAGTCCCTTACCTTGTAGCTATTAAATCCAAAGAAACCACTCCAAAAACAAGTTGGGGCAAGAATTCCCACGGACCATGTTCCCATGGAGACCTCTACCAAAAGAAAATATTGTAGATAGTCCCAACAAACAAAAGGTGAAGTACCTAAGCATCTATTCATCTACTTGTAGTTTTTACATCAGAGAACTGCACCATCAGCCTTCAATCGAGCTTTACCACTTATGTTAACCTACAACTCCTGCATCCCATTTCTGTACACCAACTTTTAACCATACCACAGAACCTACCAGTGGAGAATAAAACAATGAAGTACTAAAAGGATAGCCATCTCTTCAATATGCATGTATCAAACAAATACATATTCAGAGGAACAAATTTTTGCTTCAGTCACATTGGAAAAGCTTCTCTTCGTTTCCAGTACATCACCTTGAACTGCATTTCTTCTCATTTCTATGACTTTCCTGTGAGAGTTTGAATGCAAAGATGGAACAAATGTGGGACTAGCAGCAGGCCGATACTCTGGGAGTAGTCGGCCAGAACGATAACGAACTCCACAGGCATTGCATAGTGTCTTTGGACCCAATGGTCCCTCCCTCCATTGCGGTGTCCTTGTTACTTCACAATGTGTGCACTTTTTAAATAAACTAGAATCCATGACACTCGATTGCTGTGACAATTTTctcctcttcttttcctttccctttttggCATCAGAATTCTTCTTAGCTGCAAAAGCTGTACAAGATGCGGGAGCCATCAAAATCCACGGATTCAAAGTTGATGATCGTGCACGCTTAGAGCGACGGCCTTTAGTGCCAAAATTGGAGGATGTGCTCTTTCCACCAGAGCAGGAGCTGTTGTGTTCAAGAACAGAAATTGGGCTTTGTGTCTGGAATAGAACAGTTCCTTGGGCTTCAGGAAATTCATTCTGATAGGATAACACCGAGTTAGAAATTTCTTCTACATAAATCAAAAGCTATTTTTGCCTAGGAATGCTACTTCTCTAAGAGTTAACTACAAGAGTTTCAACAAAAAGAAAACGAGAAACAGAAGACCTAAGGAAGTTTGGGAGTTCAGTTTTCCATTCTTTCTCATATTAGCCTTAAAATTCGAGGCAACAAACAACACGCCAAGCGAATGTGCTGCAGGTCACTAATAAGTTTTGAACACGCTGTGATGGTTTGCATGTCTATATAAGCATTTCAACAAAGAGGAGAACAAATTTGAATTTGAACAACTGCATAATACTAAGAGGTTAAAGAAGAGCTTCGTATCATTTAGCTCGGGGATTGAGATTAATTCCATTACTTCAGACCTAGAGAGACACTTAAGACAAGCATGAAGATAAGAGAATTAGTCACCAGCAGGTCAACGCGCAAGACTCGCCAAGCTACATATCAGTCTACTTGCACTAAAAAAGCAGGGATGACTATTATAGAATGTTATATAGCATCATTCAGCAAGATATTAACATTTAAAACCTCTGTGTGGGAAACAATTTCAAGTCCCTTTTCCTCCTATAACGCTAAAGCACTACAATTTATGAAAATGAAACAAAATTAGTGTCATTACAACTACGATAAGACTGATTTATTCTTTATTGGATTTCCAAGCAAGAATGCCATTACCTCCATTTGAATCAAAAATTGGAACATTGAGGAGGCTGGGAGGGAGCCATTAAGGTAAAGGACATGTGCAAGTAAGCTAATATCACTTGTCAAGAGGCAGGGATCATACAACATATATTTATGAAAGTTTCAAGCTTTAATACTCTGTCCTTTTGTTGTAGTTTTAGTCTTctacatttttctttttctggttTAGAGCTGGTAAAGCAAACTCTCCCTTATTATTTAGCTTAGCTAAAATAAAAGCAATATTTTTCCGGTTTAGTCTTTTaaattgaaaaaccaaaaaaCATAGAAAATAAACTCTTTTAGGGACGGGTAAAGCAACTCTCCCTTCTTACTTGgcaaaaatcaaatcaaatcaaatagtTCTATTAGAGAAAGGGATGCTTCCCTATAGCAAAGTGTATAGCAAAACACAtatttgaaaacaaaagaaagaattaatAAAAAAGGGCATATATGCTGTCCAAGTTAAAACTCACAGCTGCATTCAAACAGCCATTGGCATCATACACTGGAGGTAACGCCATAAGTGCATCCGCAGGGATTGGCCCGAGTAATTGGTACAGGCTAGGATCCCAATCTCCACCGAGGCCGTCGTCTTCCAAACTTTCCAAGGGGAAGTCCAAACTATTGAGTAAGCTTTCAAAGTCTTCATCGACGATAGGCCCCATGGGAATGTCATCCCAACAATTTTGTTCAACCATATTAATATTCTGAGATATacccaagaagaattagaactaTATACCATGACAAAAATACGCATACCCACACCAACATTGTAAACAAGAATAGGTCAAAGCAAATGGAAAACTTATGTAACAGAGCCAAGATTTTACTAAGGGAATTCAAAATATAAACAAGTAAATACACGAGattcaaaatttattatataTTGTATAACTATACAATGGCTCCATTGAAAAAGGAGTCAAGCACATCATTCATACACATAACCCATGCATGTATATATCTCACCTTTTCCTTGACTATCTCTGTTACTGGCCTGGTTTAGTAGAGCGAAACCTAATTAAGACTGCTTAGTTCAAATTAAGGAAAAGTAAAAAGTAGTGCTATATACAGCGTAGGACGTTTATTATGTTACCGTATTCAAATATTATACGAATACACGTATTATGCGTATGCAAAACCTAGTAGGTCTGGTAAGTTAGAAAGTCACTGTATAGTACTGTACTTAATTTACGCGTATGGTATAATTGTCCTACCAAAAGTAGGAGTCTACTTAGATTCCAAGTATCACAGAATCTTTTATTTATCCTCAAAATTTACCAAAAACAAAAACGATAGGCGAAAGTAAAATACTTACAACTcattatattattaattaattactccctccggtccaaaataagtgatttttccagatttcaaaaatgaattaattattttttcctacattgtccttggagtaaatagtgttggaatatgtgttaggagtgtttatgtgagatagtaaaggttaatatggtcaattccaTTGCTAATTCATGCTAAAAGGTGTATTTCTTAATCTGTGCGAAAacatccaaaaaatcacttattttggatcgGAGGGAGTAATTAAATTTTCCAAGCTAATTCCTAGCACATAAATAGGTGCTGTAACAGAAAGAAAATCTTTGCTCGAAACAATAATTCTGACGAAATCgtgaaaatttaattaaaaaaaaaacacgaTAATATATTCTTTCCGAAGCAACATTGCCCTAGGAAATATTGCCAAACTTAGCTTTAGAAAAGTTCTctagaaaaaattaaaattgctTTACATAAACGTTGGAATTTTTTTCCAAAAAGGAAAAAACCTTTAACAAAAATCAGAGACCCAAAACATCAAACTTGCCACTTGGACCAAACAGAGAGCCAGAGAGTAAAAATTTGACCAATTTCCTTAGCCCCCAAACAGAATTACGCAGCTGAACAATTCAGACTAAAAATGTAACAAAAACAGGTGAAAAGTTGGAACCTTTTATAGACATGTAAGGAGAAACTCAGAAAAGGTAGGCCTTTTTTGCATGTCCAAAAATGTATACTTACCATGGAACAAAAACCCCTTAAACCCTTGAGCATGCCACTGCACTATCTGCAGATTTTGCagagaaaaggaaaatgaaaagattGGGTAAATAGAGGGAACAGCTTTTACTTTTGTTTCCTGAAATCTGTGTCTAGGATTGTACTTTTCGGTGAAATAATAAATGAGTAGAGAAAACGTTAACATCTCATTCTCACAGGATAACGAGGAGGAACAGGGCAAGTTAAGATGGTCGGCAGAGCATGTGATTGTTTTGGAGGGAGCGACAATTGATCTCATGAATTTCTTGAGGTGTGGGCCCAATGGAGGTGCTAATGTTATCTAATTGCTCAACTTGGGACAGGGGCCAAATGTGGGAATTCGGAACCTAAATGTGGTTTTTTTATACGTAAAATAAGTTTTTAAGTGTAAAAAAAAGTTAAATATCTATATAAAATGCGGTGTAAAACCGTATTATACATGTATAGCGCAAGAATAAATCGCGCTAAGCTGACATGATGTGACGGATAGATATAGCGCATTATATAACAGCGCTATATAGTGTTTAGCGCATTTATATACCGCGTTATACATAGATAAATAGGGTCTTTTTTCTTCCCACGACCATCAAatcagaacccccccccccctatttttaaaaaaatgacacCAGCggtccccccccccctctttttcTCCAAAAAAAATCTGAGTGGACCCCACCCGTCACACAAAAAGATAAGATTGTAGGTCCCACATCCTACCTAAGGCTTCTATTATTGTGGTTTCCTCGTTTCTGgctcaaaatttcaattcatcgACTTTTcgaaaaacataaatcgaggtattccgatttagtttatgtcaaaactcgtataataatgcatattagttgtattgaatgtgtttccatgttgttttgtgttttgtttgcgattaaactagtatgttatttttatccggactaacatattagtgttttaaaaaaatatttaaaaattgagaaattatttttttgttaataaaaatgttcataaatttcttttactgttttaaatgtaatttcgtgaatgttatgttattaaaatatatttgttatttttatctagtttagattatttatttgcttaaagactagtgcccttttagcgtagtaaaatgtagagccttttagcgtagtataTTGTAGAGCCTTTTTAGCATAGAATccctgtagtttaagtatctattatattgatagatcaaacacaaactctgtccaattacaatttacaaaaattaattatttaatttataaaacaaaaacacaaaattatgaaaatattaaaattaacacatataagaattcaggatagcttggtgctactgggcctcaaatatcgagcctggaacccataggtatatactctgtcccaTTACAagttacaaaaattaattatttaatttataaacaaacacacaaaattatgaaaaacattgaaattgacacacataagaattcatgATAGCTTGGTACTActgagcctcaaatatcgagcctggaacccatagatatatactctgtcaaattacaatttacaaaaattaaatattttatttataaaacaaacacacaaaattatgaaatatattgaaactgacacacataagaattcaggataacttggtgctattgggcctcaaatatcgaacctggaacccataggtatatactctgtccagttacaatttataaattttttatttaatttataaaataaacacacaaaattatgaaaaatattgaaattgacacacataagaattcaggatagcttggtgctactgggcctcaaatattgagcctggaacccatagatatatactctatcaaattacaatttacaaaaattaaatattttatttataaaacaaacacacaattaatattgtttaatttacagtagacgacatggacgtgCCGCCTGTGCATCCTAGACCTATCTCCGATGAGCTATTAGtgttacagggcgatcataggtccgccTACGTATGGGAGGGAGAGCTACTGGTCCAGCCTCTCCGCACCAGGAGAGTGGACGACTTGTGAGACTTTATGAGGGGTAGAGATTTCCATCCCCATGTAGTCCAGCGCCTGCGGGATACGGGTTTCTACAAGATTTTTGAGATTGGGCGGCTGCAGCTCGACTGGTCTCTGATCACGGCCTTGATAGAgtggtggcgaccggagacgcacacttttcacCTACCCATTGGCGTGACCACCATCATGCTGCAGGACGTGGAGGTTTATATGGGATGCCTGTTGATGGACTGCCCGTTACACTGCCTCAGGCTATGAGATATATGACGCGTGTGCAGTATTTGGACTTGCTGCAGCAGCTTGCTGGTTTAGGCCACAAGATGAGACTGTACATTCAGGGGCCAGTCGCACGAGTTTGACAGTTATTAGACAACATTTGGAGATATTGCACCCCGGCATCACCGGCGAGACAAATGATCTACATATTTACCAGTATACGAGGTTGGTG
Above is a window of Nicotiana tabacum cultivar K326 chromosome 8, ASM71507v2, whole genome shotgun sequence DNA encoding:
- the LOC107806391 gene encoding GATA transcription factor 11: MLKGLRGFCSMNINMVEQNCWDDIPMGPIVDEDFESLLNSLDFPLESLEDDGLGGDWDPSLYQLLGPIPADALMALPPVYDANGCLNAANEFPEAQGTVLFQTQSPISVLEHNSSCSGGKSTSSNFGTKGRRSKRARSSTLNPWILMAPASCTAFAAKKNSDAKKGKEKKRRKLSQQSSVMDSSLFKKCTHCEVTRTPQWREGPLGPKTLCNACGVRYRSGRLLPEYRPAASPTFVPSLHSNSHRKVIEMRRNAVQGDVLETKRSFSNVTEAKICSSEYVFV